Proteins from a genomic interval of Salmo salar chromosome ssa14, Ssal_v3.1, whole genome shotgun sequence:
- the LOC106569594 gene encoding purine nucleoside phosphorylase — MYPESTVGCSFEECSATAEWLLSRTEIRPLVGIVCGSGLGGLAEMLKDQMAFKYSDIPNFPQSTVHGHAGRLVFGKLKGKACVCMQGRFHLYEGYPIHKVTMPMRIFKLLGVETVILTNAAGGLNQDYKVGDIMIIKDHINMPGFAGNNPLAGPNDERFGVRFPSMSDAYDRELLQLAQGVGAELGFGDFLREGIYCVLGGPSFETIAECRMMNRLGADAVGMSTVHEVIVARHCGMRVFALSLITNQAVMDYDSQEKANHEEVLETGQLRAKQLERLVSNMVTHIEHNNNDA; from the exons ATGTATCCAGAATCTACAGTGGG gtgcagCTTTGAGGAGTGCAGTGCTACAGCTGAATGGCTCCTGTCCCGTACAGAGATACGCCCCCTGGTGGGGATAGTTTGTGGCTCAGGCCTGGGAGGCTTGGCAGAAATGCTGAAAGACCAGATGGCATTTAAATACAGCGACATTCCTAACTTTCCCCAGAGCACAG TGCATGGTCATGCTGGCAGGTTGGTGTTTGGCAAGCTGAAAGGGAAAGCATGTGTTTGTATGCAGGGAAGATTCCATCTCTATGAGGGATACCCCATCCATAAG GTAACAATGCCCATGCGGATTTTCAAGCTGCTGGGTGTGGAGACTGTCATCCTGACCAATGCAGCTGGAGGCCTCAATCAGGACTACAAGGTTGGGGACATCATGATCATCAAAGACCACATCAACATGCCTGGGTTCGCTGGGAACAACCCACTGGCAGGACCCAATGATGAGAG GTTCGGGGTTCGGTTCCCCTCCATGTCTGATGCGTATGACAGGGAACTTCTGCAGCTGGCACAAGGTGTGGGGGCGGAGCTTGGCTTTGGTGACTTCCTGAGAGAGGGAATTTACTGCGTCCTGGGCGGGCCCTCGTTCGAAACCATCGCTGAGTGTCGTATGATGAACAGACTGGGGGCTGACGCTGTGG GCATGAGTACGGTGCACGAGGTGATTGTAGCGCGTCACTGTGGGATGCGTGTGTTCGCCCTGTCCCTGATCACCAACCAGGCTGTGATGGACTACGACAGCCAAGAGAAGGCCAACCATGAGGAGGTCCTGGAGACAGGCCAGCTGAGGGCAAAGCAGCTAGAGAGACTGGTGTCCAACATGGTGACCCACATAGAGCACAACAATAACGACGCCTGA